Proteins co-encoded in one Ktedonobacterales bacterium genomic window:
- a CDS encoding VWA domain-containing protein, whose amino-acid sequence MFSRYHYSRWDGTQRIEGLDADEILDALSEDFLREGDLRRAMERMMRQGFQGRNGERRMGLQELMERLRNRRQQQLQRYNMSSVMEDIQKKLEEVKQMERAGIQRRLDEAAGRPQQPRPERGAQDQQGQGGENGQEGQEGPQGQQGQEGREGQRGQSGQRQTGQQGLQGQQGQSGAQQGERMRSGQQGQDSEEQEGQSGSPQAGSQQGGMPEGLDPEALRKMLEKVANRKLEYLDNLPPDVAGQIKSLSEYDFMDDDARQAFQELLQMLQQQVMQQYFQGMQQAIQNMSPEDLKRMRDMVRELNQMLREKQEGGEPDFDAFMQKYGDFFSPGINNLDDLIDQMQRQMAQMQALMDSMTPEQRDELRGMVDQLLGDDRLRVDMMELAMNLDRLSPNDYRTQYNFRGDEPLSLQEAMQLMGRLQGMDELEEQFRDARRLGDLDEIDAEKVRQLVGDEEGQALEQLQELMKLLEEAGYIQKQGSRWELTARGIRKIGQKALQDIFAQLKKDRFGRHATITRGVGGERIDESKLYQFGDPFLLDLQKTLMNSIHRNGIGTPVGLDKDDFEVYRTEFLTQSSTVLMLDMSMSMVYGYLYQAAKRVAVALESLIRGQFPRDKLSIITFARIARQRKAEELVGLGSYDHEQGTNMAHGLILARQLLEKQKGTNRQIILITDGGPTMSYEEGEWWFGMPPNFAAEQQTLREVQRCTRDGIVINTFMLDRDPWMIQFVNEMAQINGGRTFFATPENLGEYILVDYVSNKRKRVKQ is encoded by the coding sequence AGCGGCTGCGCAACCGGCGCCAGCAGCAGCTCCAGCGCTACAATATGTCCTCTGTGATGGAAGATATTCAGAAAAAACTCGAAGAAGTCAAGCAGATGGAGCGGGCGGGCATCCAGCGCCGCCTGGACGAAGCCGCCGGTCGTCCACAGCAGCCCCGACCAGAGCGCGGCGCGCAAGACCAGCAAGGCCAGGGCGGAGAAAACGGCCAGGAGGGGCAGGAAGGACCACAAGGGCAGCAAGGGCAGGAGGGTCGGGAAGGGCAGCGCGGACAATCCGGCCAGCGACAAACTGGTCAGCAAGGCTTGCAGGGGCAGCAGGGGCAATCTGGCGCGCAGCAGGGCGAACGTATGCGATCCGGTCAGCAGGGGCAGGACAGTGAAGAGCAAGAAGGCCAATCCGGCTCGCCACAGGCTGGCTCGCAGCAGGGGGGAATGCCAGAAGGGCTTGACCCCGAAGCCTTGCGCAAGATGCTGGAGAAAGTCGCCAACCGCAAGCTTGAATATCTGGATAACCTGCCACCGGATGTGGCTGGACAGATCAAATCGCTGAGCGAATACGATTTCATGGATGACGACGCCCGCCAGGCGTTTCAAGAACTCTTGCAGATGCTCCAGCAGCAGGTGATGCAGCAATACTTCCAGGGCATGCAGCAGGCCATCCAGAACATGTCGCCGGAAGACCTCAAGCGCATGCGCGATATGGTGCGCGAACTCAATCAGATGCTGCGCGAAAAGCAGGAGGGTGGCGAACCGGATTTCGATGCTTTCATGCAGAAATACGGCGATTTCTTTAGCCCTGGCATCAACAACCTGGATGATCTGATTGACCAGATGCAGCGGCAGATGGCGCAAATGCAGGCGCTGATGGACAGCATGACACCAGAGCAGCGCGATGAACTGCGCGGCATGGTCGATCAATTGCTGGGTGACGACCGCCTGCGCGTTGACATGATGGAACTGGCGATGAATCTGGACCGGCTCTCGCCCAACGATTATCGCACGCAGTATAACTTCAGAGGAGATGAGCCGCTGAGCTTGCAAGAAGCGATGCAGTTGATGGGTCGGCTTCAGGGGATGGACGAACTGGAGGAGCAGTTCCGCGACGCCCGCCGCCTGGGCGACCTGGATGAGATTGACGCCGAGAAAGTGCGTCAACTGGTGGGCGACGAAGAGGGCCAGGCGCTGGAACAGCTTCAGGAACTGATGAAGCTGCTGGAAGAGGCTGGCTACATCCAGAAGCAGGGGAGCCGCTGGGAACTGACCGCGCGCGGTATCCGCAAGATCGGGCAAAAAGCGCTACAGGATATTTTTGCCCAGTTGAAGAAGGACCGCTTTGGCCGCCACGCGACGATCACGCGCGGCGTCGGCGGCGAACGCATTGACGAAAGCAAACTCTATCAGTTCGGCGATCCGTTCTTGCTCGACCTGCAAAAAACCCTGATGAACTCCATCCACCGCAACGGCATCGGCACGCCCGTCGGACTGGACAAAGATGACTTTGAGGTCTATCGCACCGAGTTTCTGACGCAATCCTCAACAGTCCTCATGCTCGATATGAGTATGAGCATGGTCTATGGCTATCTGTATCAGGCTGCTAAACGAGTAGCGGTTGCCCTGGAGAGCCTGATTCGCGGGCAGTTCCCGCGTGACAAGCTCTCGATCATCACGTTTGCCCGCATCGCCCGACAGCGCAAGGCGGAAGAACTGGTGGGGCTGGGGTCGTATGACCATGAGCAAGGCACCAACATGGCGCATGGGCTGATCCTGGCGCGGCAACTCCTCGAAAAACAGAAGGGTACAAATCGCCAGATCATTCTGATTACCGATGGCGGCCCCACGATGTCCTACGAAGAGGGCGAATGGTGGTTCGGTATGCCGCCCAACTTCGCCGCCGAGCAGCAGACGTTACGCGAGGTGCAGCGCTGCACGCGTGATGGCATCGTGATTAACACCTTTATGCTGGACCGTGATCCCTGGATGATTCAGTTCGTTAATGAGATGGCCCAGATCAACGGCGGGCGCACCTTCTTCGCTACGCCTGAAAACCTGGGCGAATATATTCTCGTTGACTATGTGAGCAACAAGCGTAAGCGTGTCAAGCAATAA
- the rsmG gene encoding 16S rRNA (guanine(527)-N(7))-methyltransferase RsmG, whose product MAGVGQQQIELPPDLETLLIGARQIGLSLAPAQLQQFTWYRDLLLDWNQRVNLTAITDPQDVLTRHFLDSLACLFAIPPAEQKKSLRLLDVGSGAGFPGLPLQIVFPDWRVTLLEATGKKVRFLEAVIASLKLSQARAIQGRAEELAHDQTHRARYDLVTARGLAALPTLLEYCLPFCHPGGLVIAPKKGAISAEVEQGKRAAVLLGGRFVEVRPFSLPGLEDQRALAVFRATRAAPAQYPRRAGAPVKQPLG is encoded by the coding sequence ATGGCGGGCGTCGGCCAGCAGCAGATCGAATTGCCACCAGACCTCGAAACCCTGCTGATCGGCGCCCGGCAGATAGGGCTGAGCCTCGCGCCAGCGCAGCTTCAGCAGTTCACCTGGTACCGCGATCTGCTCCTCGATTGGAACCAGCGCGTCAACCTCACCGCAATCACCGACCCGCAGGACGTACTGACCAGACACTTTCTGGATTCGCTGGCCTGCCTCTTCGCCATCCCGCCAGCCGAGCAAAAGAAGTCGCTCCGACTCCTTGATGTTGGCAGCGGAGCAGGCTTCCCAGGACTGCCGCTTCAGATCGTCTTCCCCGATTGGCGAGTCACGCTGCTGGAGGCAACCGGCAAGAAGGTGCGCTTTCTGGAAGCAGTTATCGCCAGCCTGAAGCTCAGTCAAGCGCGGGCTATCCAGGGGCGCGCCGAGGAACTGGCCCACGACCAGACGCATCGCGCCCGCTACGATCTTGTCACTGCGCGGGGGCTGGCCGCGCTCCCCACGCTGCTGGAATATTGCCTGCCCTTCTGTCACCCTGGTGGCCTGGTCATCGCCCCCAAAAAAGGCGCGATCAGCGCGGAAGTGGAGCAAGGCAAACGCGCTGCCGTTCTCCTTGGCGGGCGCTTTGTTGAGGTGCGCCCCTTTAGCCTGCCTGGCTTAGAAGATCAACGGGCGCTGGCCGTCTTTCGGGCCACACGCGCCGCGCCCGCCCAGTATCCACGACGGGCAGGCGCGCCAGTCAAGCAGCCGCTGGGGTGA
- a CDS encoding adenylosuccinate synthase: MVSVTAVVGAQWGDEGKGKIIDELAAQADYVVRYQGGGNAGHRVVYDGGEFAFHQVPAGVLHPQTRGVIGNGVVIDPKGLLEELEALRLQGVNLDQIHISDRAHLVMPYHFLLDRLEEESRGADKIGTTLRGIGPAYVDKYARTGIRAGDLLDADQFRARLTSVLQQKNRIITAVYGQPPLSPDAICSEYLAYGEHLRPLITDTQTLLQDALAAGDALLLEGAHGALLDVDFGTYPFVTSSTTVAGYASTGAGLPARSIEQVIGVYKAYTTRVGSGPMPVELLNETGEALRERGREYGTTSGRPRRCGWFDAVAARYSARLNGLSSAVMMKLDVLDVFETLKLCTAYRLRGQIVRTPPANLLDLAACEPVYEELPGWQCETSRITNYADLPPAAKCYLDRLSELIETPISLISVGPSRGQTIYRESALIAQA, encoded by the coding sequence ATGGTGAGTGTGACAGCGGTTGTCGGCGCTCAGTGGGGCGACGAAGGCAAGGGCAAGATCATTGATGAGCTAGCGGCGCAGGCGGATTACGTGGTGCGCTATCAAGGCGGCGGCAATGCTGGGCATCGGGTGGTGTATGACGGCGGAGAGTTTGCTTTTCATCAGGTACCAGCAGGAGTGCTGCACCCGCAAACCAGGGGAGTCATCGGTAATGGGGTCGTCATTGACCCCAAAGGATTGCTGGAGGAGTTGGAAGCCCTGCGCCTTCAGGGCGTGAATCTCGATCAGATTCATATCAGTGATCGGGCGCATCTGGTGATGCCCTATCACTTCTTGCTAGATCGTCTGGAAGAGGAGAGCCGGGGCGCTGACAAGATTGGGACGACGCTGCGCGGCATTGGTCCGGCTTATGTGGATAAGTATGCTCGAACGGGCATCCGGGCAGGCGATTTGCTGGATGCCGACCAGTTCCGCGCCAGGCTGACCAGCGTGCTCCAGCAGAAAAACCGGATTATTACGGCTGTCTATGGGCAGCCGCCGCTCTCGCCGGACGCGATCTGTAGCGAGTATCTGGCGTATGGCGAGCACCTGCGCCCGCTCATTACCGATACCCAGACGCTCTTGCAAGACGCGCTCGCTGCCGGGGACGCTCTTTTGCTGGAGGGCGCGCATGGCGCGCTGCTTGATGTTGATTTTGGCACCTATCCGTTCGTCACGTCCTCGACTACCGTTGCCGGATATGCTTCCACGGGGGCCGGTCTCCCGGCGCGCAGCATCGAGCAGGTGATCGGCGTGTATAAAGCGTATACGACTCGTGTAGGCAGTGGCCCGATGCCAGTGGAACTGCTGAATGAGACGGGCGAGGCCTTGCGCGAGCGGGGGCGCGAGTATGGCACGACGAGCGGCAGGCCGCGCCGCTGTGGCTGGTTTGACGCGGTGGCGGCGCGTTATTCGGCGCGGTTAAACGGGCTGTCGAGCGCGGTAATGATGAAGCTGGACGTGCTGGATGTGTTTGAGACGCTCAAGCTTTGCACAGCCTATCGCCTGCGCGGGCAGATTGTGCGAACGCCTCCGGCCAATCTGCTCGATCTGGCGGCGTGCGAGCCAGTCTATGAAGAACTGCCGGGCTGGCAGTGCGAGACCAGCCGGATCACGAACTACGCCGATCTGCCACCAGCGGCAAAGTGCTATCTTGATCGCCTCAGCGAACTGATTGAGACGCCTATCTCCCTGATTTCGGTTGGCCCCAGCCGGGGGCAGACGATTTACCGGGAGTCTGCGCTGATCGCGCAGGCGTGA
- a CDS encoding fused MFS/spermidine synthase, whose amino-acid sequence MRIRVLSLVFLSGVVGLAIEMCAARLLAPYFGTSQVVWANLIGLILLYLSVGYFLGGRLADRYPSERALALLLLLAAVSMALIPLISGPILQQGGIGVSEASVGILVGSLESVLLLFLVPVTLLGMVPPFAIRLTMTRLQKAGSSSGGIYMLSTLGSILGTFLPVFWLIPTIGTRRSFLVFAGLLFLASAWSLLARSGFGARPVSASLARQPRIAQIMAQAGLVVALIVPAGALTAAPLGPLKAIPGLIYEQESLYNYIQVTQASDGTRELILNEGQAIHSIYNPQQILTGWYWDYFLAAPFFNPNFQPSQLHRLAIIGLAGGTIARQFSAAYSAVQIDGVEIDPAIVDVARQYFAMREPNLHIFEQDGRAFVRQTQASYDVIAIDAFQQPYIPFHLTTEEFFSELRDHLADDGVLALNTGHTRTNFRLVQAFVNTLSRVFPSVYVFLVPGTFNAEIMATKHPTSLTTFRQNLNALQPDSLLGQVAQEVAPQVSVWRPDGGVVFTDDRAPVEQLTNDLLISYAEGN is encoded by the coding sequence ATGCGTATTCGTGTGTTGAGTCTGGTATTCCTCAGCGGCGTTGTCGGCCTGGCGATTGAGATGTGCGCGGCGCGCTTGCTCGCCCCCTATTTTGGCACCTCTCAGGTGGTCTGGGCTAACCTGATCGGGTTAATTCTCCTGTACCTCAGCGTTGGCTATTTTCTAGGTGGTCGGTTGGCAGATCGCTATCCCTCTGAGCGCGCGCTGGCGCTGCTCTTACTGCTTGCCGCTGTCTCGATGGCGCTGATCCCCTTGATCAGCGGTCCGATTTTGCAGCAGGGGGGCATTGGAGTGAGCGAGGCCAGCGTCGGCATTCTGGTGGGTTCGCTGGAATCAGTGCTGCTGCTCTTCCTGGTCCCTGTGACGCTGCTAGGGATGGTTCCGCCCTTTGCCATTCGCCTGACGATGACGAGGCTTCAGAAAGCTGGCTCCAGCAGCGGCGGGATTTATATGCTTTCGACGCTGGGCAGCATCCTGGGGACGTTTTTGCCGGTCTTCTGGCTGATCCCCACCATTGGCACGCGCCGCAGCTTTCTCGTCTTTGCAGGACTGCTCTTCCTGGCTTCGGCCTGGAGCCTGCTCGCGCGCTCCGGCTTCGGCGCGCGCCCTGTGTCGGCTAGCCTGGCGCGCCAGCCGCGCATTGCCCAGATTATGGCGCAGGCTGGATTGGTGGTGGCGCTGATCGTGCCAGCGGGCGCGCTGACCGCCGCGCCGCTGGGGCCGTTGAAAGCTATTCCTGGGCTGATCTATGAGCAAGAATCGCTCTATAACTACATTCAGGTGACGCAGGCGTCCGATGGGACCAGAGAATTGATCTTGAACGAGGGCCAGGCCATTCACTCGATCTATAACCCTCAGCAGATTCTGACCGGCTGGTATTGGGATTATTTTCTGGCCGCGCCCTTCTTTAATCCAAACTTTCAGCCGTCACAACTGCATCGCCTGGCGATCATCGGCCTGGCGGGCGGCACGATTGCGCGCCAGTTTAGCGCCGCCTATAGCGCAGTACAGATTGATGGCGTAGAGATCGATCCGGCTATTGTGGATGTGGCCCGACAGTATTTCGCTATGCGCGAGCCGAATCTGCACATTTTTGAGCAAGATGGGCGCGCGTTTGTCCGCCAGACACAGGCCAGCTATGATGTGATTGCCATTGATGCGTTTCAGCAGCCCTATATCCCTTTTCACCTGACGACAGAGGAGTTCTTTAGCGAACTGCGCGACCACCTGGCTGATGACGGCGTGCTGGCGCTCAACACGGGGCATACACGGACCAATTTCCGGCTGGTGCAGGCGTTTGTCAATACGCTCAGCCGGGTCTTTCCGAGCGTGTATGTCTTTTTAGTGCCTGGTACGTTTAATGCAGAAATTATGGCGACAAAGCACCCTACCAGCCTCACGACATTTCGCCAGAATCTGAATGCGCTGCAACCCGATAGCCTGCTAGGCCAGGTAGCGCAGGAGGTGGCGCCGCAGGTATCAGTCTGGCGGCCAGATGGGGGCGTGGTCTTTACTGATGACCGCGCGCCGGTTGAGCAATTGACGAATGATTTGCTGATTAGCTATGCCGAGGGGAATTGA
- a CDS encoding class I SAM-dependent methyltransferase: MIDIAALRSMPERQGRPPRVLDVACGTGIFLKQLLEQVPNLEAYGIDASADMLAQAQALLAELAQVHLEQVEVGTGETELLPYAPETFDLITCTNALHDLPDPVGMLVRLRRLLASGGQLVLEDFARRAPPFPWKVFEWLVRRVVGRQVHVYTLKEAESLCREADLHIVCEKTFSIDWLLHGWGLRASRPHFDKMKS; the protein is encoded by the coding sequence ATGATTGACATTGCTGCGCTGCGCAGCATGCCAGAACGACAAGGACGGCCCCCACGAGTGCTGGATGTTGCTTGTGGAACGGGCATCTTCCTGAAGCAATTGCTTGAGCAGGTACCCAATCTCGAAGCCTATGGAATAGACGCGAGCGCCGACATGCTGGCACAAGCACAGGCGCTCCTTGCTGAACTCGCGCAGGTACACCTCGAACAGGTAGAGGTGGGTACTGGCGAGACAGAGCTTCTTCCCTACGCGCCAGAAACCTTTGATCTGATTACCTGTACAAACGCCCTGCATGACCTGCCGGACCCGGTGGGAATGCTCGTGCGCTTGAGGCGACTCCTGGCATCGGGAGGACAATTAGTACTGGAGGATTTTGCCCGCCGTGCGCCTCCGTTCCCCTGGAAGGTGTTTGAGTGGCTGGTGCGGCGAGTGGTTGGGAGGCAGGTGCATGTCTATACCCTGAAGGAAGCGGAATCACTCTGTAGAGAGGCGGACCTCCATATCGTCTGTGAAAAAACGTTCAGTATAGACTGGCTCTTGCATGGCTGGGGGTTGCGCGCAAGTCGCCCTCATTTTGATAAGATGAAGAGTTAA